Proteins encoded in a region of the Triticum dicoccoides isolate Atlit2015 ecotype Zavitan chromosome 3A, WEW_v2.0, whole genome shotgun sequence genome:
- the LOC119268554 gene encoding Werner Syndrome-like exonuclease, with product MATDTFVTDVTFGPDVIVTTVTNSGATVEGWLQEIRSVLGDLVVGIDVEWRPSYGPSQNPVALLQLCVGRRCLIFQLLHADFVPQALSGFLADPNLRFVGVGVQEDVERLSDDHSLEVANAVDLRGLAAEGMQMPELRQAGLQAVARTVMGANLQKPQRVRMGPWDAYCLSYDQIKYACIDAFVSFEVGRKLLTGDL from the coding sequence ATGGCCACCGACACCTTCGTCACCGACGTGACCTTCGGGCCGGACGTGATCGTCACCACCGTGACCAACTCCGGCGCGACCGTGGAGGGCTGGCTCCAGGAGATCCGCTCCGTCCTCGGCGACCTCGTCGTCGGGATCGACGTCGAGTGGCGCCCCAGCTACGGCCCCTCCCAGAACCCCGTCGCGCTCCTGCAGCTCTGCGTCGGccgccgctgcctcatcttccagctcctcCACGCCGACTTCGTCCCCCAGGCTCTGTCGGGCTTCCTCGCCGACCCCAACCTCCGCTTTGTCGGCGTCGGCGTGCAGGAGGACGTCGAGCGGCTCAGCGACGACCACAGCCTCGAGGTGGCCAACGCGGTCGACCTGCGTGGCCTCGCGGCGGAGGGGATGCAAATGCCGGAGCTCCGCCAGGCCGGACTGCAGGCCGTGGCGCGCACCGTCATGGGAGCCAACCTTCAGAAGCCACAGAGGGTGAGGATGGGCCCGTGGGACGCCTACTGCCTCTCCTACGACCAGATCAAGTACGCCTGCATCGACGCTTTCGTCTCCTTCGAGGTTGGCCGGAAGCTGCTCACAGGCGACCTCTGA